One segment of Chionomys nivalis chromosome 1, mChiNiv1.1, whole genome shotgun sequence DNA contains the following:
- the Llcfc1 gene encoding sperm-egg fusion protein LLCFC1, with amino-acid sequence MEEKEEKRCGHGLHRATFLTAVLLLLQVKGVRTLKGSTSLDDDGSQKEKMSSADQGQEQFEEHFVASSVGELWQVMDMAQQEEDTIAQGATIQDHLFNLAFCFNLASIVIFYERL; translated from the exons atggaagagaaggaggaaaagcgATGCGGGCATGGG CTCCACAGGGCAACCTTCCTGACAGCTGTCCTGCTGCTGCTACAAGTGAAGGGGGTGAGGACTCTGAAGGGCAGCACAAGCCTGGATGATGACGGCagtcagaaagagaaaatgtccTCTGCAG ACCAGGGCCAAGAGCAGTTCGAAGAACACTTTGTGGCTTCCTCAGTGGGTGAGCTGTGGCAGGTGATGGATATGGCCCAGCAGGAAGAAGACACGATCGCCCAGGGAGCAACTATCCAGGACCACCTCTTTAACCTAGCCTTCTGCTTCAACTTGGCCAGCATTGTGATTTTTTATGAGAGACTTTGA
- the Trpv5 gene encoding transient receptor potential cation channel subfamily V member 5: MGAKGPWIQLQKLLRWWLGEQDWHQHLDQLHMLQQKSIWESPLLRAAKENDLCTLKKLQHYQNCDFRQRAALGETALHVAALYDNLEAATMLMEAAPYLVTESTLCEPFVGQTALHIAIMNQNVNLVRALLARGASVSARVTGSAFQRSPHNLIYYGEHPLSFAACVGSEEIVRLLIEHGADIRAQDSLGNTVLHILILQPNKTFACQMYNLLLSYDGGDHLKSLELVPNNQGLTPFKLAGVEGNTVMFQHLMQKRKHIQWSCGSLTSSLYDITEIDSWGEELSFLELVVSSKKKEARQILEQTPVKELVSLKWRKYGQPYFCLLGALYILYMICFSTCCVYRPLKFRDTNRTHSRDNTIMEQKTLQEAYVTYQDNIRLVGELVTVTGAVVILLLEIPDIVRVGASRYFGQTILGGPFHVIIITYASLVLVTMVMRLTSVNGEAVPISMALVLGWCSVMYFARGFQMLGPFTIMIQKMIFGDLLRFCWLMAMVILGFASAFCIIFQTEDPDNLGEFSDYPTALLSTFELFLTIIDGPANYRVDLPFMYSLTYSAFAIIATLLMLNLFIAMMGDTHWRVAQERDELWRAQVVATTVMLERKMPRSLWPRSGICGCEYGLGERWFLRVESHHDQNPYRVLRYVEAFKSSDKEEGQEQLSEKQPSGTEIGTLARGSVVLQTPPLSRTTSLSSNSHRGWEILRRKSLGHLNLGLDLGEGDGEEIYHF; this comes from the exons ATGGGGGCCAAAGGGCCATGGATCCAACTCCAGAAACTTCTTAGATGGTGGCTTGGCGAACAAGACTGGCACCAGCACTTGGATCAGCTTCACATGCTGCAGCAGAAGAG TATTTGGGAGTCTCCACTGCTCCGAGCAGCCAAGGAAAATGATCTGTGCACACTTAAGAAACTTCAGCATTACCAGAACTGTGACTTCCGACAAAGAG CCGCCCTGGGGGAGACAGCGCTGCATGTAGCAGCTCTCTATGACAATCTGGAGGCCGCTACGATGTTGATGGAGGCAGCTCCATACCTGGTCACAGAGTCCACACTGTGTGAGCCATTTGTAG GTCAGACTGCACTACACATCGCAATCATGAACCAGAATGTGAACCTGGTCCGAGCCCTGCTTGCCAGAGGGGCCAGTGTCTCTGCCAGAGTCACAGGCTCTGCCTTCCAACGCAGTCCCCACAACCTCATCTACTATG GAGAGCACCCTTTGTCCTTTGCTGCCTGTGTGGGCAGTGAGGAGATTGTCAGGCTGCTCATTGAGCATGGAGCTGACATCCGGGCCCAGGACTCCCTGG GAAATACAGTGCTGCACATACTCATCTTGCAGCCCAACAAAACCTTTGCCTGCCAGATGTACAACCTGCTGTTGTCCTATGATGGAGGAGACCACCTGAAGTCCCTGGAACTTGTTCCCAACAACCAGGGACTCACCCCCTTCAAGCTGGCTGGAGTGGAGGGCAATACTGTG ATGTTTCAACACCTAATGCAGAAACGGAAGCACATCCAGTGGTCATGTGGGTCACTAACATCTTCCCTCTATGACATCACGGAGATTGACTCCTGGGGCGAGGAGCTGTCCTTTCTGGAACTTGTGGTTTCCTCCAAGAAGAAAGAG GCTCGCCAGATTCTAGAACAGACCCCAGTGAAGGAGCTGGTGAGCCTGAAGTGGAGGAAGTACGGACAGCcttacttctgcctcctgggtgctctCTACATCCTCTATATGATCTGCTTCAGCACATGCTGTGTCTACCGGCCCCTCAAGTTCCGTGACACCAATCGCACACATTCTCGCGATAATACCATCATGGAACAGAAAACATTACAG GAAGCATATGTGACTTACCAAGATAATATCCGGCTGGTCGGGGAGCTGGTGACAGTCACTGGGGCTGTGGTTATTCTGCTTCTAGAG ATCCCAGACATCGTCAGAGTCGGCGCCTCTCGCTACTTTGGACAGACAATTCTCGGGGGGCCATTCCATGTCATCAT TATCACCtatgcctcccttgtgctggtgACCATGGTGATGAGGCTGACCAGTGTGAATGGAGAGGCGGTGCCCATATCCATGGCTCTGGTGCTGGGCTGGTGTAGTGTCATGTACTTTGCCCGTGGATTCCAGATGCTGGGTCCCTTCACAATCATGATCCAGAAG ATGATTTTTGGAGACCTACTGCGCTTCTGCTGGCTGATGGCGATGGTCATCCTAGGATTTGCCTCAG CCTTCTGTATCATTTTCCAGACAGAGGATCCAGACAACCTGGGGGAATTCTCTGACTACCCCACAGCACTCTTAAGCACCTTTGAGCTCTTCCTCACCATCATTGATGGCCCTGCCAACTACAGAGTGGATCTGCCCTTCATGTACAGCCTCACCTATTCTGCTTTTGCCATCATTGCCACACTGCTCATGCTCAACTTGTTCATTGCCATGATGGGTGACACCCATTGGCGAGTGGCCCAGGAAAGGGATGAGCTCTGGAGGGCACAG GTTGTGGCCACCACAGTGATGCTGGAGAGGAAAATGCCTCGCTCCCTGTGGCCTCGATCTGGTATCTGCGGTTGCGAATATGGGCTTGGAGAACGCTGGTTCCTACG GGTTGAGTCTCACCATGACCAGAATCCTTATCGAGTACTTCGCTATGTGGAAGCTTTCAAATCTTCAGACAAGGAGGAAGGGCAGGAGCAGCTATCTGAGAAGCAGCCTTCTGGGACTGAGATTGGTACTTTAGCTAGAGGCTCTGTGGTCCTCCAAACACCTCCTCTCTCCAGGACTACATCCCTGAGCAGCAATAGCCACCGTGGCTGGGAAATTCTCCGTCGAAAATCCCTGGGACATTTGAATCTTGGACTAGACCTTGGTGAGGGGGATGGAGAGGAGATCTACCATTTCTAA